In the genome of Bremerella sp. JC817, one region contains:
- a CDS encoding ABC transporter ATP-binding protein, which yields MSNVAISVEGLSKCYQRGTSEPYSRFSELLVRLPKALWNRFIPRGDNSANSQSTSNPFWALKDLDFTINEGEVVGVIGRNGAGKSTLLKILSRITEPTTGRFGLRGRVGSLLEVGTGFHPELTGAENIYLSGTLLGMSRQEIKRHFDEIVDFAQVEDFLQTPVKRYSSGMYVRLGFAIAAHLQPEILIVDEVLAVGDAQFQKKCLDKMKEVSTQGRTVLFVSHQLSAIRQLTDSCLVLDRGQLRFQGESDQAIRHYLEMAQPSSDDLVDGFPDLNAFRRDHLCGTHVRAERIGICRVDDTEAEFSPVIEFGEDFRFECEIESSIETEARMGFSIARVDGSQVTVVWTQDAEFPLRLEKGRQVVRCDVFGLPLAPGKYVSQIGISDIAVGRTYDVIMDYPLLEVRWQAVEDGTVHYPDRRWGGVHWTPVQWSVESTTAAVRKEQRIQQVT from the coding sequence ATGTCCAACGTTGCCATCTCTGTCGAAGGCTTGAGTAAGTGCTATCAACGTGGCACGAGCGAACCCTATTCGCGATTCAGTGAGCTGCTGGTGCGCTTGCCGAAGGCATTATGGAATCGCTTCATCCCAAGAGGCGACAATTCTGCGAACAGCCAATCAACCAGCAATCCATTTTGGGCCTTGAAGGATCTCGATTTTACGATCAACGAAGGCGAAGTCGTCGGGGTAATTGGTCGCAACGGGGCGGGCAAAAGCACACTGCTTAAGATTCTGTCTCGGATTACGGAGCCAACGACCGGTCGCTTTGGCTTGCGGGGGCGTGTTGGAAGCCTGCTGGAAGTAGGAACCGGATTTCATCCTGAATTGACCGGTGCCGAGAACATCTACCTGAGCGGAACCCTGCTGGGGATGTCGCGGCAAGAGATCAAACGGCACTTCGACGAAATCGTCGACTTCGCTCAGGTTGAAGACTTCCTTCAAACCCCGGTGAAACGATACTCCAGTGGAATGTATGTCCGACTCGGTTTCGCCATTGCCGCCCACCTTCAACCAGAAATCCTGATCGTCGATGAAGTCCTGGCAGTCGGAGACGCCCAGTTTCAGAAGAAGTGTCTGGACAAGATGAAAGAGGTGTCGACGCAGGGGAGAACGGTTCTTTTTGTCAGCCACCAACTATCGGCGATTCGACAACTTACCGACAGTTGCCTGGTGCTCGATCGAGGGCAACTCCGTTTCCAGGGTGAATCGGATCAAGCAATCCGACACTATCTCGAAATGGCTCAGCCTTCGAGTGACGACCTCGTCGATGGGTTTCCTGATCTTAATGCGTTTCGACGGGATCATTTGTGCGGGACTCATGTTCGGGCAGAACGCATCGGAATATGCCGAGTAGACGACACCGAGGCGGAATTCTCTCCGGTCATCGAGTTTGGGGAAGACTTTCGATTCGAGTGCGAAATTGAAAGTAGTATCGAAACGGAAGCCAGGATGGGGTTCAGCATTGCCCGTGTCGATGGATCGCAGGTAACGGTCGTCTGGACGCAAGATGCGGAGTTCCCTTTGCGATTGGAGAAGGGGCGACAGGTCGTTCGTTGCGACGTCTTCGGTTTGCCACTCGCCCCTGGCAAGTATGTTTCGCAGATCGGAATCTCCGATATTGCCGTCGGTCGCACCTATGACGTGATTATGGATTACCCACTTCTGGAAGTACGGTGGCAGGCGGTCGAAGACGGTACCGTTCACTACCCGGATCGTCGTTGGGGAGGTGTTCACTGGACGCCGGTGCAATGGTCCGTTGAAAGCACGACAGCAGCCGTCCGCAAAGAACAACGAATTCAACAGGTTACCTAG
- a CDS encoding DegT/DnrJ/EryC1/StrS aminotransferase family protein, with product MSDYIVFGQPILGDEEIAEVTDALRSCWIGTGPRTARFEDQFADYVGARHAVAVNSCTAALHLSLLASGVGPGDEVITTPLTFASTANVILHAGAMPVFVDVDRETMNIDPSQIEAAITQNTKAILPVHFGGRPCEMEAIGAIADRFGLKVIEDAAHCIEGRYQEQKIGSISPLTCFSFYVTKNMTTAEGGMIATNDEQLATTLKMHALHGLSRDAWRRFSDDGYQHYEVVYPGFKYNMTDLQAALGLCQLPKLEQWLRRREEIWQQYDEAFAELPCWVPSPAASETRHARHLYTLLLDIDQLGKSRDQVMQELHELGIGVGVHYRAVHLHQYYRERYGYEADQFPNANWISQRTISLPLSAKLTADQVDRIISAMTSTLSVTQLN from the coding sequence ATGTCAGATTACATCGTTTTTGGACAACCAATTCTGGGGGACGAAGAGATCGCGGAGGTCACCGACGCGCTCCGCAGTTGCTGGATTGGAACAGGGCCTCGAACTGCCCGGTTTGAAGATCAATTTGCCGACTACGTCGGAGCACGCCATGCGGTGGCAGTGAATAGTTGTACGGCAGCATTACATCTTTCCCTACTTGCCTCCGGAGTAGGCCCAGGGGATGAAGTCATCACCACACCTCTGACGTTTGCCTCGACCGCGAATGTGATCTTACACGCCGGGGCGATGCCTGTGTTCGTGGACGTCGACCGGGAAACGATGAACATCGATCCCAGCCAGATCGAAGCAGCGATTACGCAAAACACGAAGGCGATCTTGCCGGTTCATTTTGGCGGACGTCCGTGCGAAATGGAGGCGATCGGAGCCATTGCGGACCGATTTGGCCTAAAGGTGATCGAAGATGCGGCCCACTGTATCGAAGGCAGGTATCAGGAACAGAAGATTGGCTCAATTAGCCCGCTGACCTGCTTCAGCTTCTACGTCACCAAAAACATGACGACCGCCGAAGGTGGGATGATTGCCACCAACGACGAACAACTCGCGACAACGCTGAAGATGCATGCGCTGCATGGATTGTCGCGCGATGCCTGGCGCCGCTTTAGCGACGATGGGTATCAGCATTACGAAGTTGTCTATCCTGGCTTCAAATACAATATGACGGACTTGCAGGCAGCCCTTGGTCTGTGTCAGCTTCCAAAACTTGAACAATGGTTGCGTCGCCGCGAAGAAATCTGGCAGCAATACGATGAAGCGTTTGCCGAATTGCCTTGTTGGGTGCCATCGCCAGCTGCAAGCGAAACCCGACATGCCAGGCATTTGTACACGCTGCTCCTGGATATCGATCAATTAGGAAAGAGCCGCGATCAGGTCATGCAGGAACTTCATGAACTGGGAATTGGCGTGGGCGTTCACTATCGTGCGGTGCATTTGCATCAGTATTATCGCGAGCGTTACGGATACGAAGCTGATCAATTTCCGAACGCGAACTGGATTAGCCAACGGACGATCTCTTTGCCGCTGTCGGCAAAGCTAACCGCCGACCAGGTCGACCGAATCATTTCGGCGATGACGTCGACTCTCAGCGTCACTCAGTTGAATTAG
- a CDS encoding acyltransferase — MLRWLIPGSLKRSIVQVIRQIAADEIRRSQLPTMVWGYQSPDGFRAQTRLSNTAYVYHPERVHIADNVFVWHHSILDGTGGIEIGEGCQIGAWVGIFTHSSHKAIRIYGRHYTDVAEDEKEFYVVKKVKIGKYVFIGAGAKVLPGVTIGDGALIGAGALVRESVPPFAIVEGSPAQVVGSTETLDKRALKSEKFRTWYDQWQEANMTEVVSANLPE; from the coding sequence ATGCTACGTTGGTTGATTCCAGGCAGTCTGAAGCGATCCATCGTGCAGGTCATTCGCCAGATCGCCGCCGATGAAATTCGTCGAAGCCAGCTACCCACGATGGTTTGGGGCTATCAGTCTCCCGATGGATTTCGCGCCCAGACACGCTTAAGTAACACCGCTTACGTTTATCATCCGGAACGTGTTCACATAGCGGATAACGTTTTTGTGTGGCATCATTCCATCTTGGATGGTACCGGGGGAATCGAAATTGGCGAGGGATGCCAGATCGGAGCGTGGGTCGGCATTTTCACCCACAGTTCGCACAAAGCGATCCGCATCTACGGTCGCCATTACACGGATGTCGCAGAAGACGAGAAAGAATTCTACGTCGTCAAGAAAGTCAAGATTGGCAAGTATGTCTTTATCGGGGCAGGAGCGAAAGTGTTGCCAGGTGTGACGATCGGTGACGGAGCGTTGATTGGTGCCGGAGCTCTAGTTCGAGAGTCGGTGCCTCCTTTCGCGATCGTGGAAGGTAGTCCTGCCCAGGTCGTCGGCAGTACTGAAACACTCGATAAACGGGCTCTGAAAAGCGAGAAGTTTCGGACGTGGTATGACCAGTGGCAGGAAGCGAACATGACCGAAGTCGTTTCCGCGAACTTGCCTGAATGA
- a CDS encoding glycosyltransferase, whose amino-acid sequence MNQQSPPRVAHFVHAAFALTETFVHDFVSAARRYESWVYAAERVNRDLFPCDRVELRPEESGALRQFITRPFRRSKHGARLDARTFVRKAKPNVVHAHFGPRGWEALPLCRKHSIPLMTSFYGRDASAIPSEGDWRKRYDELFSEGDAFVVEGPAMKQRLVRLGAPCDRVHIVPLICRDGYEFRTRSCPPEEKIRFAFVGRFVEKKGLPVLLQALQRAKEKLGAFSLAVIGDGDDRKRMEELAAQLGIAAEVEFRGFCSRSEMIAQLSNADVLVAPSRTASDGDTEGGAPTILVEAMAMGIPIVGTTHADIPFVCSAYQDYLAEENDVAGLASQLVKIRDDHMRWPALASDAIQVVRQQHSEDNIDRLEAIYDLVAAGRSSGNVESPIEAGRERLG is encoded by the coding sequence ATGAATCAGCAATCTCCACCGCGCGTGGCCCATTTCGTCCATGCCGCCTTCGCGCTGACCGAAACGTTTGTTCACGACTTCGTATCGGCTGCCCGGCGTTACGAGAGCTGGGTCTATGCGGCGGAACGCGTGAATCGCGATCTGTTTCCGTGTGACCGGGTCGAATTGCGGCCAGAGGAAAGTGGGGCGTTGCGTCAGTTCATCACCCGGCCATTTCGGCGCAGCAAACATGGGGCACGTCTCGACGCGCGAACATTCGTTCGGAAAGCGAAGCCGAATGTCGTGCATGCTCATTTTGGACCACGCGGCTGGGAAGCTCTGCCTCTTTGTCGGAAGCATTCCATTCCCCTGATGACGAGCTTCTACGGTCGCGATGCATCAGCAATACCAAGCGAGGGCGATTGGCGGAAGCGATACGACGAGCTCTTCTCCGAGGGAGATGCGTTCGTTGTTGAAGGCCCCGCCATGAAGCAGCGTCTGGTCAGACTAGGGGCTCCCTGTGATCGGGTTCACATCGTTCCACTGATCTGTCGCGACGGTTACGAGTTTCGTACGCGAAGCTGCCCGCCAGAAGAGAAGATTCGATTCGCGTTCGTCGGAAGGTTCGTGGAAAAGAAAGGGCTGCCTGTTCTCTTGCAGGCACTCCAACGAGCAAAAGAGAAACTCGGAGCATTTTCTCTGGCAGTCATCGGCGACGGTGACGACCGAAAACGGATGGAAGAACTTGCTGCCCAACTGGGAATTGCCGCGGAGGTCGAATTTCGCGGCTTTTGTTCCAGAAGTGAAATGATCGCACAGCTCTCGAACGCGGATGTATTAGTCGCGCCGAGTCGGACGGCGTCGGATGGCGATACCGAAGGGGGAGCTCCTACGATATTGGTGGAAGCCATGGCAATGGGAATACCCATTGTCGGGACAACGCACGCCGACATTCCTTTTGTCTGTTCCGCCTATCAAGATTATCTGGCGGAAGAAAACGATGTCGCAGGATTGGCTTCGCAACTGGTCAAGATTCGGGATGACCATATGCGATGGCCCGCGCTGGCAAGCGACGCAATCCAAGTGGTGCGACAACAGCACAGCGAGGACAACATCGATCGTTTGGAAGCGATCTATGACTTGGTCGCCGCCGGAAGGTCTTCGGGCAATGTCGAATCGCCAATCGAGGCCGGTCGGGAGAGACTAGGCTGA
- a CDS encoding MFS transporter translates to MNSVSLAGDIAATREAVDSITDVKQPGACPPSLLALTMGCFCIGTTEFLPAALLPTIAADLKVTLSSAGLLISGYALGVTLLTPFLASFSSGISRKPLLIGLMVIFAITNLAAAFAPNYETLLAIRFLSAIPHGVFIALASTAVSSLVAKGREAGAIGILFSGLSIAMATVVPAGAILGQLVGWRMAFAATSGLGLLTIISIGMFVPKLPLSENRLSLGRQFAALMHPQLLLALAMTAVGYTGTFATLSYLTAFLEEVSGFSPTMVTMLFALLGVCVTFGNLVGGRVADRGLHPALVGGYALVAVSLLALWLAAPYQIAVVPAFLLFAFTMFAPGAGLQLLAVEQARRYLPGAEDVAAGLNQSAFNLGIAIGALVGGQVVASPLGLAATPAISILPVVLAIGLSAWSWKRDTNSRELAVESA, encoded by the coding sequence ATGAATTCGGTGTCTTTGGCCGGCGACATCGCCGCCACGCGTGAAGCAGTAGATTCGATCACGGATGTAAAGCAGCCAGGTGCCTGTCCTCCATCGCTGTTGGCCTTAACGATGGGGTGCTTCTGCATTGGAACAACCGAGTTCCTGCCAGCCGCCCTGTTGCCAACCATTGCCGCGGACTTGAAGGTTACGCTTTCCTCCGCAGGACTCTTGATCTCAGGCTATGCCCTGGGCGTGACGTTGTTGACACCGTTTCTGGCGTCGTTCTCATCAGGGATCTCTCGGAAGCCGCTACTCATTGGGCTGATGGTGATCTTTGCGATCACCAACCTTGCGGCTGCCTTCGCCCCGAACTACGAAACTTTGCTGGCAATTCGCTTTCTTTCCGCGATTCCGCATGGCGTTTTCATTGCCTTGGCATCGACGGCCGTTTCGAGCCTTGTCGCCAAAGGGCGCGAAGCCGGCGCGATTGGGATCTTGTTCTCAGGGCTCTCGATTGCCATGGCCACCGTTGTGCCTGCCGGAGCCATCCTCGGCCAGCTGGTCGGCTGGCGAATGGCCTTCGCGGCGACATCGGGACTGGGTCTGTTGACGATCATCAGCATTGGTATGTTCGTGCCGAAGCTTCCATTGTCAGAAAACCGGCTCAGCCTTGGGCGTCAATTCGCTGCCCTGATGCATCCGCAGTTGCTACTCGCGCTCGCGATGACCGCCGTCGGCTATACGGGCACGTTCGCAACGCTGAGTTACCTGACTGCCTTCCTCGAGGAAGTCTCTGGGTTCAGTCCAACGATGGTCACCATGTTGTTCGCCTTGCTGGGCGTCTGCGTCACGTTTGGAAACCTGGTAGGCGGCCGAGTCGCTGATCGTGGTTTGCACCCGGCCCTGGTGGGTGGCTATGCGTTGGTGGCCGTTAGCCTGTTGGCCCTGTGGCTGGCAGCACCTTATCAAATCGCCGTGGTGCCCGCATTTTTGCTGTTTGCTTTCACGATGTTCGCCCCCGGCGCCGGCTTGCAGCTCCTCGCGGTTGAACAGGCCCGTCGATACCTGCCCGGTGCCGAAGACGTCGCCGCAGGCCTAAACCAATCTGCCTTCAACCTGGGCATTGCGATCGGTGCGCTGGTGGGTGGCCAAGTGGTCGCCTCCCCATTGGGTCTGGCCGCGACGCCCGCCATCAGTATCTTACCGGTCGTCCTGGCAATCGGGCTGAGCGCGTGGTCTTGGAAGCGTGATACGAATTCACGTGAACTAGCCGTCGAATCAGCCTAG
- a CDS encoding isoaspartyl peptidase/L-asparaginase, whose translation MATTLLKCLKRLAFAVIMFGSLSALHAEDARWAIALHGGAGSVAKDISPERLAAYQAGLQQALKTGEEILKKGGTSLEAVEATVMVLEDASCFNAGRGAVFNAAGFHQLDASIMDGSTLACGGVSAMERTRHPIQAARLVMQKTPHVLLTSKAADSFAESQGIEMVTPDFFFDATRWSQLLKKLERDGVPPLKEPAYGMPPIANNAPATKDFDISRGTVGCVALDQHGNLAAATSTGGMTGKMVGRVGDSPIIGAGTYADNQGCAVSGTGSGEEYIRNAIAFQVNWRVKQDQQSVAEAVDACLTEVLKPGDGGIIAVDHEGNMTLQFSTGAMSRAWSDWKGNRGTAIWEEPFEDN comes from the coding sequence ATGGCCACTACTCTCTTGAAGTGTCTGAAGAGGCTCGCGTTCGCCGTGATCATGTTCGGATCGCTTTCGGCGCTTCATGCCGAGGACGCTCGCTGGGCCATCGCCTTGCACGGGGGCGCCGGTTCGGTCGCCAAAGATATTTCCCCGGAACGTCTGGCGGCCTATCAAGCAGGGCTACAACAGGCACTGAAAACTGGCGAGGAGATCTTGAAAAAGGGAGGCACTTCCCTCGAAGCGGTCGAAGCCACCGTCATGGTTCTGGAAGACGCCTCATGCTTTAACGCGGGACGCGGGGCAGTCTTCAACGCTGCAGGATTTCATCAGCTTGACGCGTCGATTATGGATGGCAGTACCCTCGCGTGCGGGGGTGTGTCTGCCATGGAACGAACTCGTCACCCCATCCAGGCTGCCAGGCTGGTCATGCAGAAGACGCCCCACGTACTTCTCACCTCGAAAGCGGCCGACTCGTTTGCTGAATCGCAAGGAATCGAAATGGTGACGCCTGACTTCTTTTTCGATGCCACGCGCTGGAGTCAACTCCTGAAGAAGCTGGAGCGAGACGGTGTCCCACCTTTGAAGGAACCTGCCTATGGCATGCCGCCAATTGCCAACAATGCTCCGGCAACCAAAGACTTCGATATCTCTCGCGGTACGGTCGGGTGCGTGGCATTGGACCAGCATGGCAACCTGGCTGCTGCGACCAGCACCGGTGGAATGACGGGCAAAATGGTAGGCCGTGTCGGCGACTCGCCTATCATCGGGGCGGGAACATACGCCGACAATCAAGGCTGCGCCGTCAGTGGTACCGGCAGCGGCGAAGAGTACATTCGGAACGCCATTGCCTTTCAGGTAAATTGGCGCGTCAAGCAAGACCAGCAGTCGGTTGCCGAAGCGGTCGATGCCTGCTTAACCGAAGTCTTGAAGCCAGGTGATGGCGGGATCATTGCCGTCGATCACGAAGGCAACATGACGCTCCAGTTTAGCACCGGAGCGATGAGCCGTGCCTGGTCCGATTGGAAAGGCAATCGCGGAACGGCCATCTGGGAAGAACCGTTTGAAGACAACTAA
- a CDS encoding isoaspartyl peptidase/L-asparaginase: protein MHGGAGCLPDNVTPERVLAYRQSLDRILRLAEDLLTAGETALDVAERTVMALEDDTLFNAGKGSVPNQLGYHQLDASIMDGRHLACGAVGAVSTLRNPIRAARLVMEQTRHILLVGKDADDFGRLHQLDQVSQDYYFDPVRWEQFEASQQQLGYPVLKTPPYGMPELPEPPIATGDTDISRGTVGCVVLDSSGNLASATSTGGTSSKTCGRVGDTGIIGGGTYADNRGCAISCTGHGEQFMRHSIAFQVNWRVSRQNESLQDVVVDCIDNVLQPGGGGIIAVDHQGNLALEMNTKSMHRAWADSTGQRGVAVYRDEKR, encoded by the coding sequence TTGCATGGCGGCGCCGGTTGCCTGCCAGATAATGTGACGCCCGAGCGTGTTCTCGCGTACCGCCAGTCGCTCGATCGTATCCTACGTCTGGCGGAAGATCTGCTGACCGCAGGTGAAACGGCGCTCGACGTCGCCGAGCGGACCGTGATGGCGCTGGAAGATGACACCCTCTTCAACGCCGGCAAGGGTTCGGTCCCTAATCAGTTGGGGTACCACCAGTTGGATGCCTCGATCATGGATGGCCGACATTTGGCTTGTGGGGCTGTCGGCGCGGTCAGCACGCTCCGCAATCCGATCCGTGCCGCGCGACTGGTAATGGAACAGACCCGGCACATTTTGCTCGTCGGAAAAGACGCCGACGATTTCGGGCGACTGCACCAACTCGATCAGGTCTCGCAAGACTACTACTTCGATCCAGTCCGTTGGGAGCAGTTTGAAGCATCGCAGCAGCAACTTGGCTACCCGGTACTGAAGACACCTCCTTATGGAATGCCTGAACTGCCAGAGCCCCCGATTGCAACCGGCGACACGGACATCTCGCGAGGTACCGTCGGCTGCGTTGTGCTCGATTCGTCAGGCAACCTTGCCTCGGCGACAAGTACCGGAGGCACATCGTCGAAGACCTGCGGCCGCGTTGGCGATACCGGCATCATCGGCGGCGGAACCTACGCCGACAATCGAGGCTGCGCCATCAGTTGCACCGGGCACGGCGAACAGTTCATGCGGCATTCGATCGCGTTCCAGGTCAACTGGCGTGTCAGCCGTCAAAACGAATCACTGCAAGATGTCGTCGTCGACTGCATCGACAATGTGTTGCAACCAGGCGGAGGGGGCATCATCGCGGTTGACCATCAGGGCAATCTTGCCCTGGAGATGAACACCAAATCGATGCACCGGGCGTGGGCCGATTCCACCGGCCAGCGCGGCGTCGCCGTTTATCGAGACGAAAAGCGTTAA
- a CDS encoding substrate-binding domain-containing protein, translated as MPHKVALVVIPYSDNQVRMIRGVMQYAAETGQIQIIKHAAIPYVPWDTLAQADADGVIAYAETAEQIAFLQSLKVPFVNLTLHEEPSPSQAIVHSDNLAIGDRLADHLLSLGLKHFAFVGHFAWHHNRLRREGFLRRLHEEGHHATSIEIAFESIVNGDVIDRRIDQAALQSQLGGLPQPCGVATCHDEFAHEVVEACKSLGINVPFSMSVVGVNDYRLICETTMPPLSSISQNSERIGFLAAQLLDGMIQGEPIPPEPIVVPPGNMFVRRSSEFLALEDCDVAAAIEFIRARCNHPITVTDVVDNGEMSRKTLEKRFKSLIGHSIAQEIRLSRMRHAQHLLTSTTLSIVDVAVRSGFDSTSGFIRAFREHTGITPAEYRTG; from the coding sequence ATGCCCCATAAAGTCGCGCTCGTCGTCATTCCCTATTCGGACAATCAAGTCCGCATGATTCGGGGCGTGATGCAATACGCGGCGGAGACCGGGCAGATTCAGATCATCAAGCACGCCGCGATTCCCTATGTTCCCTGGGACACGCTGGCTCAGGCCGACGCTGACGGCGTGATCGCATATGCCGAAACCGCCGAACAGATTGCGTTTCTGCAGTCGCTCAAGGTTCCCTTTGTGAATCTTACCTTGCACGAAGAACCTTCTCCTAGCCAGGCCATTGTGCATTCCGATAACCTCGCGATCGGCGACCGCCTGGCAGATCACCTGCTGAGTCTGGGGCTGAAACATTTCGCGTTCGTCGGCCACTTTGCCTGGCATCACAATCGTCTCCGTCGGGAAGGCTTCTTACGCAGACTGCACGAGGAAGGGCACCATGCGACCTCCATCGAGATTGCCTTTGAATCGATCGTCAATGGCGACGTCATCGATCGGCGAATCGATCAAGCGGCGCTCCAATCGCAGCTTGGTGGGTTACCACAACCTTGTGGCGTGGCGACTTGCCATGACGAGTTCGCCCATGAAGTAGTCGAAGCGTGCAAAAGCCTGGGCATCAACGTCCCTTTCAGCATGTCGGTCGTCGGGGTGAACGACTACCGGCTGATTTGCGAGACGACGATGCCTCCCCTTTCCAGTATTTCGCAAAACTCAGAGCGGATCGGATTTCTAGCGGCCCAGCTTCTCGACGGAATGATCCAAGGCGAGCCGATTCCGCCAGAGCCAATCGTCGTCCCACCGGGCAACATGTTTGTACGACGATCTTCCGAGTTTCTCGCACTCGAAGATTGCGACGTGGCTGCAGCAATCGAATTCATCCGGGCACGCTGCAATCATCCGATTACCGTGACCGACGTGGTCGACAATGGCGAGATGAGCCGCAAGACGCTTGAAAAGCGATTTAAGTCGTTGATCGGGCATTCGATCGCGCAGGAAATCCGGCTATCGCGGATGCGTCATGCCCAGCATTTGCTGACGTCGACAACGCTCAGCATTGTCGATGTGGCTGTGCGGAGTGGATTCGATAGCACCAGTGGGTTCATCCGTGCATTTCGAGAACATACCGGCATTACCCCCGCCGAATATCGCACCGGTTAA
- a CDS encoding AGE family epimerase/isomerase yields the protein MDEVRRQSLLTTYRDGLLNDVLPFWMRYSIDREHGGFITSLDRDGTIVDTDKGVWQQGRFTWLLGELFNRVEQRPEWLELAQHGLTFLEQHCCDPADGRMWFHLTREGKPLRKRRYAFSESFAAIAYGELAKATGKEQYADRAKLLFDRFVNHVVEPKFTDVRPTRGIGVPMITINTAQELRGSIDLPGADAWIDRSIEAIESFHIHDDCHCVMETVGLDGQRLDHFDGRTLNPGHAIEGAWFIMWEGHQRGDSQLVSLGTKMLDYMWPRGWDEQYGGILYFVDIDGKPVQEYWHDMKFWWPQNETIIATLLAYRLTGDLRYAQWHQMVHDWAYTHFPDPESGEWFGYLHRDGRVSSTLKGGLWKGPFHLPRMQLMCWQIMADSQFPVHECVLP from the coding sequence GTGGACGAAGTTCGGCGACAATCACTTTTGACCACCTATCGCGATGGGCTTTTGAACGACGTCCTTCCTTTTTGGATGCGGTATAGTATTGACCGCGAACATGGGGGCTTCATCACGTCGCTGGATCGCGATGGAACGATCGTCGATACCGACAAGGGAGTCTGGCAGCAAGGGCGATTCACTTGGCTCTTAGGCGAACTCTTCAATCGAGTCGAGCAGCGTCCCGAATGGTTAGAGCTGGCACAACATGGTCTGACGTTCCTCGAACAGCATTGCTGCGATCCAGCCGACGGGCGCATGTGGTTCCACCTGACTCGCGAGGGTAAACCACTGCGGAAGCGCCGCTATGCGTTTTCGGAGTCGTTTGCCGCAATTGCCTACGGTGAACTTGCCAAGGCGACCGGCAAAGAGCAGTATGCCGACCGAGCCAAGTTGCTCTTCGACCGTTTCGTGAATCATGTGGTTGAACCCAAGTTCACCGACGTGCGCCCCACGCGCGGCATCGGTGTTCCCATGATTACCATTAACACGGCGCAGGAACTTCGCGGATCCATTGACCTGCCAGGGGCCGACGCTTGGATCGATCGAAGTATCGAGGCGATCGAATCGTTTCATATTCACGACGATTGTCACTGCGTGATGGAAACCGTTGGCCTCGACGGTCAGCGGCTCGATCATTTTGACGGGCGCACCTTAAACCCAGGGCATGCGATCGAAGGGGCCTGGTTCATCATGTGGGAAGGTCACCAGCGAGGTGACTCGCAACTCGTCTCGTTGGGGACAAAGATGCTCGATTACATGTGGCCGCGGGGCTGGGACGAGCAGTATGGAGGCATTCTTTATTTCGTCGATATCGATGGTAAGCCAGTCCAAGAATACTGGCACGACATGAAGTTCTGGTGGCCGCAAAATGAGACCATCATCGCGACCCTGCTTGCTTATCGGCTCACGGGAGACTTGCGCTATGCCCAGTGGCATCAGATGGTGCACGATTGGGCTTATACGCATTTTCCCGATCCCGAGTCGGGCGAATGGTTCGGCTATCTTCATCGCGATGGACGCGTTAGTTCGACGCTGAAAGGTGGCCTTTGGAAAGGACCATTTCATCTGCCGAGGATGCAACTGATGTGCTGGCAAATCATGGCGGATAGTCAGTTTCCGGTTCATGAATGCGTCTTGCCGTAG